GATCAGACAAATGTTCAAAGCTGAGATCATAGGCATCTTTGGTTCTTATGCCAGAGGTGAACAGAAAGCTGACAGTGACGTGGACGTACTTGTTAATTTCGATGATGGTGCAACTCTATTTGATCTGGTGGGACTTGGAGACTACCTTGAAGAGATACTTGGCATTCCTGTTGATGTGGTTTCCATGCGAGCCTTGCATCCAATGATGCGTGATGATGTGTTAAGAGAGCTGGTGGCTTTATGAGGTCACCTTTGCTATACTTGTCTGAAATGATCGATGCAGTAGAGGCAATAGAGGATTTTACTCATGGTATGGATAAAGAAGATTTCATGTGTGATGCAAAAACCAAGAGTGCAGTTGTAAGGCAGTTTGAGATACTGGGTGAGGCTGCCAAGGCAATACCTGAAAATATAAAACTTCTTGTTCCAGATCTACCCTGGAGCAGGATTGCCGGGATGAGAAACAGGCTTATTCATGCATATTTTATTGTTGATTACAATCTAGTGTGGGATACTGTGGAAAATGAACTGCCTGCACTAAAAACAAGGCTAGAGACATTACAAGGTGAATTAAATAAAATTGATTCACCTTAAATGCTTTTTCCTTATTCATCTCCGGCTGAAAGCTATCCATCCAACGTCAGCAGAAAAAAATTTTCAGCTAGCTCATGCATCCTTTCCGCGAAACCGGACCTGCTGATAAGCAAAATGCAACATTCTCTCCGGGGCCGTTCTACGCGGCCATCCTTTTCCTTGCTGACCTCAGGATATATGCTTCTGCAAGAAGCAACAAAAAGATGCTGACCATCGTTGTGGTGATAACTGCAGGATACTGGCCGGCGAATCCTTCGGATGAAGTGTGTTTAAGTAATATTCCCGCATAGGCCCAGACAATAACAAGTCCGTAAGCTATATCCCTGTTCTTTAGCATCGTTGCGACTGCTATGATAAGTCCTGCAATGATCATTATGACGGCCCAGGTCGCTTCAGCCAGTCCAAAACCTTTCCATCCAATGCTTACTAGAAGGATAGTAGCGTTAGCAATGGTTGCTACTGTGATCCAGCCGAAGTACACGCTGAACGGGAGCCTGATGAAAAAATATTCCCTCTGAGAAAAACCTTGGTTCTTCATCGTCTGGTTTATCAGGATCAGGCAAACAAGGATCACTATCATCAGTAACATGGACAATGGGATTATGTGGTAGTGCCAGGCGAATACCCAGGCTGTATTGGCAATGGAAGAAACAGAGAACAGTACTCCGATCCTGCTCAATAGCTCAGTCCTCGTGGCACTTGTATCGTCTCGGAAAATGCCAAGCTGGTACAGTGTATATCCTGCAAGCAGCAGGTATATGAGTCCCCAGATAGCAAAGGTCAGTCCTGCCGGGGCAAAGAGATTGGGATAGGAATCTGAGATCTGGCCAGTGTTCACTCCATTGATCGGGAGGGTGTTGGCCAGACCATTGACAGCAACCATAACCAGAAAAGTTATTGCCGTGATGATTTTGAGGATCGTTTCCCTTTCTTTTCTTTCCATTGTTGTTCCCTTCCTATTGTAACGTATAACCCTTCTCTGACAGTGAAGCAATAGAAGTGTTTTTAGTTTTCTGTATTTAAAGCTATGTAATAAAAGACACACAACTTCCATCGGTGGTCATGGATGTCCGAAACTCTTGCTCTGTTATTTAGCAGATAAACGGCAAAACAGTGATGAAAGTGTCCAATCCTGTGATGGTATTCAGGGAGTCAGAGACGTTCTTCGCAAGATCGGGTAAAAGATATATACCTCTCAGCAACAATCTCTCTTTATGCATCAGCTTCTCTCCCTTATGCATAGCTCCAGTCACTGCGTGTTCCTCAGTGGTGCCGGTATCTCTACACTGTCAGGTATACCTGACTTTCGGGGCAGCAAGGGCATATACAAGCAATTCGATGCGGATAAGATCTTCGACATTCATTACTTCCGCAAGGATCCAGCATATTTCTATACTCATGGCAGGGAGTTCATCTACAACCTGGAAGAGAAGGAACCCAACATAATCCATAGAATGCTGGCGAAACTGGAAGATGAGGGCATGGTGAAGTCGATAATCACCCAGAACATTGACATGCTGCACCAGAAGGCAGGCTCCAGGAGGGTCATAGAGATCCATGGTTCTCCTGCACAGCACACCTGCCTGCACTGCGGCAAAAAATTCCCTTATGAGCTTATTTCCCCTATTGTGCACAGTCATCAGGTCGTCCCAAAATGTGACCGCTGTGGAGGTCTTGTTAAGCCTGATATTGTCTTTTTTGGAGAAATGCTGGACCAAAACTCCTTCTCTCAGGCAATTTCCGAAAGCTCGCAAGCCGATCTTATGGTGGTGATCGGTTCATCCCTGGTGGTCCATCCGGCAGCTTCCTTGCCTCTTAACGCTATAAAGCATGGCTGCAGACTGGTCATAGTCAATAACATGCCCACACCGCTTGATGAGTATGCTTATCTCAGATATACGGACCTTGAAGAAGTGTTCAGGTACCTGGAAAAAGAGATCCACTAAGCATTTCATTGCTTATCATTCTTATCATTGAGGTAAATGTAATACTCTGAGTTCATCTTCCCTGAGATATCATGGGTCTTAAGGATTACATCATCACTATTCTTACTGCAAGGTATGAGAAAAACCAGATCAATGCACTCGTCACAATAATTTTACATTTTTATGGCTTTTGAAAAAACAAAATTTAAACTTATAATTATATTATTTTTTGCATAATTTTTTCATAAAGTATATTTGGGCCTTCTTCCTATATTATACATGGGGGTATCCACTAAGGTAACTGGAAGTTTGCTATAACTGGTGGAGAGGGTATGTATTTGAATAAGATCAGGTAGATCGATCTAATCTGGGATTTACTGTTGTTTCTGTTATTGGCCGTAGGAATAAGCTTTGTTGTTATACATAAATTGGCCAGAGGCAGGATCTTGTTGTACTAGATCTCACTGATGTGTCCGATCCATCAGAATTAGAGAGAACAATTAGTCTATCAGCAGTATCTGATGTTACCATAGAAGGCGATTATGCTACGTATACATTGATGGTCTTTTGATTGTGGATATCAGTGATCCCACATTTCATTTTACTTTTATATGTAAGTGAATAGTGGGATATAGGGATAGGGGCGTGTAGTAAAATGAACAGTAAAATAACAGTATTATTGGCGGCCTTAATTCTATTTGCGATCATACCCACAGTAGTGCAGGCAGTTGCTCCTGCAGAACAGTGGAACAAGACATTTGGTGGAACCTCGGATGACGTTGTAAAGTCAGTTCAGAATACTTCGGATGGGGGATACATACTATCAGGAACTACTTCTTCATATGGAGCTGGTGGATCTGATGCCTGGCTGATCAAAGTTGATAGTAGTGGCAACCAGACATGGTATAAGACCTTTGGCGGAACCTTGGATGATGGTGCAAATTCAGTCCAGCAGATTTCTGACGGGGGATATATACTAGCAGGAGCTACTGCTTCGTATGGAGCTGGGGGTACTGATGAATATGGAAGAGCTTATAGTGATGTTTGGCTGATCAAAGTTGATAGTAGTGGTAACCAGACATGGAATAAGACATATGGCGGATCAAATTATGATCATGCTTTTTCAGTTCAGCAGACCTCGGATGGAGGATACATTATAGCAGCAGATACAAACTCTTCTTCTCCAGATAGTAGCTATAGTCCAGGTTGGTTGATCAAAGTTGATAGTGATGGTAACCAGCAGTGGAATACGACTTTTGCCAAAACAGATGATGGTTTTGATTATCACGCATCTTCCGTTGATCAGACTTCGGATGGGGGATACATAATAGCAGGCTGGGTTGAGAGGCCAACTTCAGTTCTGGATTTCTGGTTAAGCAAAG
This DNA window, taken from Methanomethylovorans hollandica DSM 15978, encodes the following:
- a CDS encoding HepT-like ribonuclease domain-containing protein; the encoded protein is MIDAVEAIEDFTHGMDKEDFMCDAKTKSAVVRQFEILGEAAKAIPENIKLLVPDLPWSRIAGMRNRLIHAYFIVDYNLVWDTVENELPALKTRLETLQGELNKIDSP
- a CDS encoding NAD-dependent protein deacylase is translated as MHQLLSLMHSSSHCVFLSGAGISTLSGIPDFRGSKGIYKQFDADKIFDIHYFRKDPAYFYTHGREFIYNLEEKEPNIIHRMLAKLEDEGMVKSIITQNIDMLHQKAGSRRVIEIHGSPAQHTCLHCGKKFPYELISPIVHSHQVVPKCDRCGGLVKPDIVFFGEMLDQNSFSQAISESSQADLMVVIGSSLVVHPAASLPLNAIKHGCRLVIVNNMPTPLDEYAYLRYTDLEEVFRYLEKEIH
- a CDS encoding nucleotidyltransferase family protein; its protein translation is MHDMKVLIKQHRNEIRQMFKAEIIGIFGSYARGEQKADSDVDVLVNFDDGATLFDLVGLGDYLEEILGIPVDVVSMRALHPMMRDDVLRELVAL